In Flavobacteriaceae bacterium, the following proteins share a genomic window:
- a CDS encoding TraR/DksA family transcriptional regulator, with product MAMESKNRYSDANLAEFKELILEKIEKAQHDLDLIKSAYMNDHNNGTEDTSPTFKAFDEGSAVMSKESNSQLAIRQEKFIRDLKNALIRIENKTYGVCRVTGKLINKERLKLVPHATLSIEAKNMQ from the coding sequence ATGGCAATGGAATCTAAAAACAGATATTCTGATGCGAATTTAGCAGAGTTTAAAGAGTTAATATTAGAAAAGATAGAGAAAGCACAACATGATTTAGATCTTATTAAGAGTGCTTATATGAACGATCATAATAATGGTACTGAAGATACGTCTCCTACATTTAAAGCATTTGACGAAGGTAGTGCAGTTATGAGTAAAGAGTCTAATTCGCAGTTAGCAATTCGTCAAGAAAAATTTATTCGTGATTTAAAAAACGCACTAATTCGTATCGAGAATAAAACTTATGGTGTTTGTCGTGTAACAGGGAAATTAATAAATAAAGAGCGTTTAAAATTAGTGCCTCATGCAACTTTAAGTATCGAAGCAAAAAATATGCAATAA
- a CDS encoding lipoprotein signal peptidase: MSLKKASIIIILVLLVDQASKIYIKTHFQLGEDVRVFSWFQILFVENDGMAWGAKLSDFTSFISDRTAKVILTVFRLIAIIGIGYWLLKSVKNNAPKILVVAIALIFSGALGNIIDSVFYGVLFDDSFGQIASFLPEEGGYDGLLFGNVVDMLHFPMWSGVFPEWMPFWGGKAFTFFEPVFNIADMAISTGVGMLLVFNRKAFPKEKKIDVETI; this comes from the coding sequence ATGTCATTAAAAAAAGCATCTATCATTATTATTTTGGTTTTATTAGTAGACCAAGCTTCTAAAATTTATATTAAAACACATTTTCAATTAGGAGAAGATGTACGTGTTTTTAGTTGGTTTCAGATATTATTTGTCGAAAATGATGGTATGGCTTGGGGGGCAAAACTAAGTGATTTTACATCTTTTATTTCTGATAGAACTGCAAAAGTAATTTTAACTGTATTTAGATTGATTGCTATTATAGGGATAGGATATTGGTTACTTAAATCTGTTAAAAATAATGCTCCAAAAATTCTTGTTGTTGCGATCGCTTTAATTTTTTCTGGAGCTCTAGGGAATATAATAGATTCTGTATTTTATGGTGTTTTGTTTGACGACAGTTTTGGGCAAATAGCATCATTTTTACCAGAAGAGGGGGGTTATGACGGATTGTTATTTGGCAATGTTGTAGATATGTTGCATTTTCCGATGTGGAGTGGTGTATTTCCTGAATGGATGCCATTTTGGGGAGGAAAAGCATTTACTTTTTTTGAACCTGTATTTAATATAGCAGATATGGCTATTAGTACTGGTGTTGGAATGTTACTAGTATTTAATAGGAAAGCGTTTCCAAAAGAAAAGAAAATTGATGTTGAAACAATTTAA
- a CDS encoding 5-formyltetrahydrofolate cyclo-ligase, whose protein sequence is MIKTKLRDKYKALRKDFNNDNIEDLSLSIANQLLQLPIWEFSFYHIFLSIEAHKEINTDYILNILSGKDKNIVISKSNFKTNTLTNYLLTDNTIIKINSWGIPEPKDGIEINDDKIEVVFIPLLAFDISGNRVGYGKGFYDNFLNSCKSKTLKIGLSFFEAESKIDGIQVNDVALDYCVTPKKVYRF, encoded by the coding sequence ATGATAAAAACTAAACTTCGAGATAAATATAAAGCCCTACGAAAGGATTTCAATAACGATAACATTGAAGATTTAAGCTTATCAATTGCAAATCAATTATTGCAGCTTCCTATTTGGGAATTCTCGTTTTACCATATCTTCTTAAGTATTGAAGCTCATAAAGAAATTAATACCGATTATATTCTAAACATTCTTTCTGGAAAAGATAAAAACATAGTGATTTCTAAAAGCAATTTTAAAACCAATACACTTACTAACTATCTTTTAACAGATAACACTATAATTAAAATAAATAGCTGGGGTATTCCAGAACCAAAGGATGGGATAGAAATTAATGATGATAAAATAGAAGTTGTTTTTATACCTTTACTCGCTTTTGACATTAGTGGAAATCGTGTTGGCTATGGGAAAGGATTTTATGACAATTTTTTAAATTCCTGTAAATCAAAAACTCTTAAAATAGGGCTATCTTTTTTTGAAGCAGAATCTAAAATTGATGGTATTCAAGTTAATGATGTGGCTTTGGATTATTGTGTAACTCCAAAAAAGGTATATAGATTTTAA
- a CDS encoding succinylglutamate desuccinylase, with the protein MTSPKTDILHILGETIALGERREINFNVAKLHTQTMVDVPVIIERSKKSGPIVLFTAGIHGDEVNGVEIVRQIIAKGINKPKKGTIICIPVINMLGFLNMSREFPDGRDLNRVFPGSKKGSLASQVAYKLINEIIPQVDLIIDYHTGSADRFNAAHIRIIKEEPVLKELATTFGAPFVLYSKNLNKSFRSTCYKLGIPMLLFEGGKSFNFDDTVTNTGVNGAKRVLHHLEMLSTKFKISKPKKECTFISESRWIRARHSGMFRATAKLNTLVEKNEVIGHITDPFGKFHYYVKAGNSGYIFNINEAPIVHQGDALFHISTQIANDKN; encoded by the coding sequence ATGACAAGCCCAAAAACAGATATACTTCATATACTTGGAGAAACGATTGCTCTTGGCGAACGTCGTGAAATCAACTTTAATGTTGCCAAATTACACACTCAAACAATGGTTGACGTTCCGGTAATTATAGAGCGTTCTAAAAAATCAGGGCCAATTGTTCTATTTACTGCAGGAATTCATGGTGATGAAGTAAATGGTGTCGAAATTGTAAGACAAATTATAGCTAAAGGAATTAACAAACCCAAAAAAGGAACTATTATTTGTATACCAGTAATTAATATGCTGGGGTTTTTAAATATGTCTCGAGAGTTTCCTGATGGACGTGATTTAAATCGTGTCTTCCCTGGAAGTAAAAAAGGTTCTTTGGCTAGTCAAGTAGCTTATAAATTAATTAACGAAATCATACCTCAAGTAGATTTAATTATAGATTATCATACAGGTAGTGCCGATAGATTTAATGCAGCTCATATTAGAATTATAAAAGAAGAACCTGTACTTAAGGAGTTAGCCACTACTTTTGGAGCGCCATTTGTATTATATTCTAAAAACTTAAATAAATCATTTAGAAGTACGTGTTATAAACTGGGGATTCCTATGCTTTTATTCGAAGGTGGTAAATCTTTTAATTTTGATGATACCGTTACAAATACAGGAGTTAATGGGGCAAAACGTGTATTACATCATTTAGAAATGCTCAGCACAAAATTTAAAATATCAAAGCCCAAAAAAGAGTGTACGTTTATTTCTGAAAGCCGTTGGATTCGTGCAAGACATTCAGGTATGTTTCGTGCTACAGCAAAATTAAATACTTTAGTTGAAAAAAATGAAGTGATTGGGCATATTACAGATCCTTTCGGAAAATTTCACTATTATGTAAAAGCTGGAAATTCAGGGTATATTTTTAATATAAACGAAGCTCCAATAGTACATCAAGGAGATGCTCTTTTTCATATATCAACCCAAATTGCTAATGATAAAAACTAA
- a CDS encoding 30S ribosomal protein S6--L-glutamate ligase, with protein sequence MNIVILSRNENLYSTRRLIEEGENRGHNIEVIDPLKCDLIIEKEKPTIFYKGRYLNDIDAIIPRIGASVTFYGCAVVRQFEMMNVFTIATSEAIIRSRDKLRSLQRLTKAGVGMPKTVFTNYSRDVEQAIAQVGGTPVIIKLLEGTQGLGVVLAETKNAAESVLEAFNGLQARVVVQEYIDEAKGSDLRALIVDGQVVGAMKRQAREGEFRSNLHRGGTADYVRLSESELKLAIKAARALKLPVCGVDMLQSERGPLILEVNSTPGLEGIETATDKNIARSIITFIERNRN encoded by the coding sequence ATGAACATTGTTATTCTCTCTCGTAACGAGAACTTATATTCTACAAGACGACTCATCGAAGAAGGAGAAAATCGCGGCCATAATATTGAGGTCATTGATCCGCTTAAATGTGATTTAATTATTGAGAAAGAAAAGCCTACCATTTTTTATAAAGGGCGTTACTTAAACGATATTGATGCTATTATACCAAGAATAGGTGCTTCCGTTACCTTTTATGGCTGTGCTGTAGTAAGACAATTTGAAATGATGAATGTATTTACCATTGCTACATCTGAAGCTATTATAAGGTCGCGTGATAAACTAAGGAGTTTACAGCGATTAACTAAAGCTGGGGTTGGTATGCCAAAAACAGTATTTACAAATTACTCTCGAGATGTAGAGCAAGCTATTGCCCAAGTAGGTGGAACTCCAGTAATTATAAAGTTATTAGAAGGCACACAAGGTTTAGGTGTAGTATTAGCAGAAACTAAAAATGCTGCAGAATCTGTTCTGGAAGCATTTAATGGATTACAAGCTCGAGTAGTTGTACAAGAATATATTGATGAAGCTAAAGGTTCTGATTTGAGAGCTTTAATTGTTGACGGACAAGTTGTAGGTGCAATGAAACGGCAAGCTAGAGAAGGAGAGTTTCGTTCTAACTTACATCGTGGTGGTACAGCAGATTATGTACGATTAAGCGAGTCTGAATTAAAACTTGCCATAAAAGCAGCTAGAGCACTAAAATTACCTGTTTGTGGTGTAGACATGCTGCAATCTGAAAGAGGTCCATTAATTTTAGAAGTAAATTCTACACCAGGATTAGAGGGTATTGAAACTGCTACTGATAAAAATATAGCACGTAGTATTATCACATTTATAGAAAGAAACAGAAATTAA
- the uvrC gene encoding excinuclease ABC subunit UvrC encodes MNETPLDIQLKTLPNSPGVYQYFDANNTIIYVGKAKNLKKRVSSYFTKTHENGKTRVLVKKIALIKHIVVDTETDALLLENNLIKKYQPRYNVLLKDDKSYPWICIKKERFPRVFQTRRFIKDGSEYFGPYTSVKTVHTLLDLIRGLYALRTCNYDLSNEKVTSKKYKVCLEYHLGNCKGACENLETEQSYDENIKAIKAILKGNFKDSLLQFKNQMKWLAEEMRFEEAQKVKEKIEILENYQAKSTIVNPKISNVDVFSIVSDESYAYINFLQLSYGSIIRSHTLEIRKKLEETDKELLELAITEIRQRFNSRSKEIYVPFIVNLGDNLKITIPKLGDKKHILGLSIRNAKYYRLERLKQVKITDPDRHVKRIMTQMKSDLRLNEEPRHIECFDNSNIQGTNPVAACVVFKNGKPSKKDYRHFNIKTVEGPDDFASMEEVVFRRYKRLLDEEKSLPQLIVIDGGKGQLSSALKSLDALNLRGKIAIVGIAKRLEELFYPEDPIPLYLDKKSETLKIVQQLRNEAHRFGIEHHRNRRSKSALNTELETIPGIGEKTIVDLLKHFKSVKRVSYAKLDELEDVVGFSRAQKIYNYYNKT; translated from the coding sequence ATGAACGAAACACCTTTAGATATTCAACTAAAAACCTTGCCAAATTCGCCAGGGGTATATCAGTATTTTGATGCAAATAATACTATTATTTATGTTGGAAAAGCAAAGAATTTAAAGAAACGTGTAAGCTCATATTTTACAAAAACACATGAAAATGGTAAAACTAGGGTTCTTGTAAAAAAAATAGCACTTATAAAGCACATTGTTGTTGACACTGAAACAGATGCATTGTTATTAGAGAATAACCTTATTAAAAAGTATCAACCACGATATAATGTATTACTTAAAGACGATAAGTCATACCCATGGATTTGTATTAAAAAAGAACGCTTTCCAAGAGTGTTTCAAACACGTCGATTTATTAAAGATGGTTCAGAGTATTTTGGCCCTTATACTAGTGTAAAAACTGTACATACGTTACTTGATTTAATTAGAGGGCTGTATGCATTACGGACATGTAATTATGATTTGTCTAATGAAAAAGTAACTTCTAAAAAATATAAGGTGTGTTTAGAATATCATTTGGGGAATTGTAAAGGAGCATGTGAGAATCTAGAAACAGAACAATCTTATGACGAAAATATAAAAGCTATAAAGGCTATTTTAAAAGGAAATTTTAAAGATTCTTTACTTCAGTTTAAAAATCAAATGAAATGGTTAGCCGAAGAAATGCGATTTGAAGAAGCTCAAAAAGTAAAAGAAAAAATAGAAATTTTAGAAAATTATCAAGCAAAATCTACCATTGTAAATCCTAAGATTAGTAATGTAGATGTATTTTCTATTGTTAGTGATGAAAGCTATGCTTACATAAATTTTTTACAATTATCGTATGGATCTATTATTCGTTCTCATACATTAGAGATTAGAAAAAAATTAGAAGAAACGGATAAGGAATTGCTTGAACTTGCAATAACTGAAATACGACAACGTTTCAATTCTAGATCCAAAGAAATTTATGTGCCATTTATAGTTAATTTAGGAGATAATTTAAAAATAACGATTCCTAAGCTAGGAGATAAAAAGCATATTTTAGGTTTATCTATTAGAAATGCAAAATACTATCGATTAGAGCGTTTAAAACAAGTAAAAATAACAGATCCAGATAGACATGTAAAACGTATTATGACTCAGATGAAATCTGATTTACGATTAAATGAAGAACCTAGACATATTGAGTGTTTTGATAACTCAAATATACAAGGAACTAATCCGGTAGCGGCATGTGTAGTTTTTAAGAATGGAAAACCCAGTAAAAAGGATTATCGCCATTTTAATATTAAAACTGTAGAAGGCCCCGATGATTTTGCGTCGATGGAAGAAGTTGTTTTTAGGCGTTATAAACGCTTGCTAGATGAAGAGAAATCATTACCACAATTAATTGTTATAGATGGAGGAAAAGGGCAACTATCATCAGCTTTAAAAAGCCTAGATGCTCTTAATTTAAGAGGGAAAATTGCAATTGTTGGAATTGCAAAACGTTTAGAAGAATTATTTTACCCAGAAGACCCAATTCCGTTATATTTGGATAAAAAAAGTGAAACTTTAAAAATTGTACAGCAGCTTCGTAACGAAGCACATCGTTTTGGGATAGAGCATCATCGTAATAGACGAAGTAAAAGTGCATTGAATACAGAGTTAGAAACGATTCCAGGAATTGGAGAAAAAACAATAGTAGATTTGTTGAAACATTTTAAATCTGTTAAACGCGTATCTTATGCAAAACTAGATGAGTTAGAAGATGTAGTAGGTTTTTCTAGAGCACAAAAAATATATAACTATTATAATAAAACTTAA
- a CDS encoding patatin — MKKLLILLSLCYTCVLFAQKQSNDDIKIGLVLSGGGAKGFAHIGVLKVIDSLGIKIDYISGTSMGAVVGALYASGYSGKQLDSIFSRLTFNEVVNDEVPRASKTFYERDNSERHAITLPFDKFKIQLPSGISKGQNIFDLFTKLTFHVNEINDYEKLPIPFFCIATNVETGVQVILDKGILAESISASSAFPSLYQPIIIDDMVLIDGGVANNYPIEELKAKGMDVIIGIDVQDDLANRNDLKTGPDILLQINNYRTTSAMKKKSKLTDIYIRPDITDFTVVSFGDGKEIIEKGRLAANKSIEQLKNLQKTNHNYIPPTYIKHPDSIKINNITIAGNKNYTRSYILGKLKIKSGEKISYNDFEKGVSNIVATDNFESFLYDFKPDGNGFKLNIKLRESKFTTFLKLGAHFDDLYKSGALVNVTKNRLLFNNDVATLDLVFGDNLRYDFEYYIDKGFYWSIGLKSRYNEFDKGVNIDLFSDNILAPGINQLNIDLSDQTNQIYLQTLFRKDFSLKLGAEHKRLKITSETFLNNPDPNITETTFENSDFVSVFGNLKFDTLDDKFFPKEGFLFDGDFHLYLASSDFNNNFSQFSIAKANIAYVKSFGSKLAVTVGSEGGFRVGEDSNRSLSFILGGYGNNFINNFTSFYGYDFLSLNGNSFVKGLINIDYEIFNKHHVNVAANYANVEDDLFSTGEWFSVPDFSGYALGYGIETLIGPVEFKFTWSPETKRSELFFAVGYWF; from the coding sequence ATGAAAAAACTATTAATACTATTATCATTATGCTATACTTGCGTGTTATTTGCGCAAAAGCAAAGTAATGATGATATTAAGATAGGCTTAGTGTTAAGCGGAGGTGGAGCAAAAGGATTTGCACATATAGGAGTTTTAAAAGTAATTGATAGCTTAGGAATTAAAATTGATTATATCTCTGGGACAAGCATGGGAGCTGTTGTTGGGGCATTATATGCCTCTGGATATTCAGGAAAACAGTTAGACTCTATTTTTTCAAGACTTACATTTAATGAGGTTGTAAATGATGAAGTACCTAGAGCTTCAAAAACATTTTATGAGCGAGATAATTCTGAGAGGCATGCAATTACACTTCCATTTGATAAGTTTAAAATACAACTACCTAGTGGTATTTCTAAAGGACAAAATATATTTGATTTATTTACCAAATTAACTTTTCACGTTAACGAAATTAATGATTATGAGAAATTGCCAATTCCATTTTTTTGTATTGCAACTAATGTAGAGACAGGAGTACAAGTAATTTTGGATAAAGGTATTTTGGCAGAATCAATTTCTGCGAGTAGTGCATTTCCATCCCTCTATCAGCCAATTATTATTGATGATATGGTGCTTATTGATGGAGGTGTTGCAAATAATTACCCTATAGAAGAGCTTAAAGCTAAAGGAATGGATGTAATTATTGGTATAGATGTGCAAGATGACTTAGCGAATAGAAATGATTTAAAAACTGGCCCAGATATTTTATTACAAATTAATAATTATAGAACGACCAGTGCTATGAAAAAAAAATCTAAACTCACAGATATTTATATCAGACCTGATATTACAGATTTTACAGTTGTATCTTTTGGAGATGGAAAAGAAATTATTGAGAAAGGAAGGTTAGCTGCAAACAAATCAATCGAACAATTAAAAAACTTACAGAAAACAAATCATAATTATATACCACCAACTTACATTAAACACCCAGATAGTATTAAAATAAATAACATTACTATAGCTGGTAATAAAAACTATACGCGTTCTTATATTTTAGGAAAACTCAAAATTAAATCAGGAGAAAAAATAAGTTACAATGATTTTGAAAAAGGAGTAAGTAATATTGTTGCTACAGATAATTTTGAAAGTTTTTTATACGATTTTAAACCTGATGGAAATGGCTTTAAGCTTAATATAAAATTAAGGGAAAGTAAGTTTACCACGTTTTTAAAATTAGGGGCCCATTTTGATGATTTATATAAAAGCGGAGCTCTGGTAAATGTTACTAAAAATAGATTGTTATTTAATAATGATGTAGCTACCTTAGATCTTGTTTTTGGAGATAATTTAAGGTATGATTTTGAATATTATATTGATAAAGGGTTTTATTGGAGCATTGGTTTAAAATCTAGGTATAATGAGTTTGATAAGGGCGTAAATATCGATTTGTTTTCTGATAACATTCTTGCTCCAGGAATAAATCAATTAAATATAGATTTAAGTGATCAAACCAATCAAATATACTTGCAAACATTATTTAGAAAAGATTTTTCCTTAAAATTAGGAGCTGAGCATAAACGATTAAAAATCACATCTGAAACTTTTTTAAATAATCCAGATCCAAATATTACTGAAACGACTTTTGAAAATAGCGATTTTGTGAGTGTTTTTGGGAATTTAAAATTTGATACTTTAGATGATAAATTCTTTCCTAAAGAAGGTTTTTTATTTGATGGCGATTTTCATTTGTATTTGGCATCTTCAGATTTCAATAACAATTTTTCACAATTTTCTATTGCAAAAGCTAATATTGCTTATGTAAAGAGTTTTGGCAGTAAATTAGCAGTAACAGTAGGTTCTGAAGGTGGTTTTAGAGTTGGAGAAGACTCTAACAGATCGTTAAGTTTTATATTAGGAGGCTATGGTAATAACTTCATTAATAATTTCACATCATTTTATGGTTATGATTTTCTGTCTTTAAATGGTAATAGCTTTGTAAAGGGACTTATTAATATCGACTATGAAATCTTTAATAAACATCATGTAAATGTTGCTGCTAATTATGCTAATGTAGAAGATGATCTTTTTAGTACTGGAGAGTGGTTTTCTGTGCCGGATTTTAGTGGTTATGCCTTAGGCTATGGTATTGAAACTCTTATTGGTCCAGTAGAATTTAAATTTACATGGTCTCCAGAGACTAAGCGAAGCGAATTGTTTTTTGCTGTAGGGTATTGGTTTTAA